A region from the Biomphalaria glabrata chromosome 14, xgBioGlab47.1, whole genome shotgun sequence genome encodes:
- the LOC129922872 gene encoding uncharacterized protein LOC129922872, with the protein MRPETTITCMCYSDSVGYPPTILKWSNNSDDDFGKTLNNTATILAIVPLSNNQTYNCKSSSNLLNGDKSVFYTVKYAKGPTSCSVKINDTTQSSWQICKKLSINVTVLCQVNSSDALPGIKAKISINSMYSDLLDSQNVSNMYHVKHEATITQAGNYSVGCQVQNLKFSDITASCIYLPVLQVFAPPMTLPIIQIRSCTADVGERTQENVVYMIECTAPGGIPPVSNITVSCGNITASTQYGNIFTSHVTFTRTMTGQNCTCTAQHITGCYENNTSTLQTNVLYKSTVTVLNVSSIVIENGKIVQFYCEADGNPTPNISIRKGNETIAGNFNGYSLVHNKSMSCKDAGNYYCQTDNGIDVNIKETKQVTLYVLCALQVTSNESFKTFSFKKGNVFSYNFTVYGYPEPDQFKIVQFNQFSNNVIVTHFSLEPPDVSVELKIVSLASEDFGIYILLIFQNGVQTLSLNFIINEVPEVNERTNINVSAALGGSIAACVVVILIVVVVAVNRKYEITCKKKQSKKALKETNTYSELSVSQQQQDRHTYESPIHIRNLSNNDVTGAIEKYINVKEYDKGVSSYENCDSIN; encoded by the exons ATGAGACCAGAAACTACTATAACTTGTATGTGTTATTCTGATAGCGTTGGATATCCTCCTACTATTTTAAAATGGTCAAATAACAGTGACGATGATTTTggaaaaactttaaataatacgGCAACAATTTTAGCTATTG TACCACTTAGCAATAATCAAACATATAACTGTAAAAGCTCATCAAATCTATTGAACGGAGACAAATCTGTTTTTTATACAGTGAAATATGCTA AAGGTCCCACATCATGTTCTGTCAAGATAAATGATACAACACAATCTAGTTGGCAAATATGTAAGAAGTTATCTATAAACGTAACAGTTCTTTGTCAAGTCAACTCATCTGATGCTTTACCAGGAATCAAAGCTAAGATTAGCATAAACTCAATGTATTCAGATCTGCTGGACAGTCAGAATGTATCTAACATGTATCACGTGAAACATGAAGCAACTATTACACAGGCGGGAAACTATTCCGTCGGATGTCAAGTACAGAATCTGAAATTTAGTGACATTACAGCTTCATGCATTTATTTACCAGTTCTGCAAGTATTTG CACCCCCAATGACATTACCAATAATTCAAATTAGAAGTTGTACAGCAGACGTAGGAGAGAGAACGCAAGAGAATGTTGTGTATATGATAGAGTGTACGGCACCTGGAGGAATACCACCAGTTAGCAACATTACAGTCTCATGTGGAAACATCACTGCATCAACTCAATATGGAAACATCTTTACGTCTCACGTAACATTTACAAGAACAATGACTggacagaactgtacatgtaCAGCTCAACATATTACTGGATGTTATGAAAACAATACAAGcactttacaaacaaatgttttat ACAAATCGACAGTTACAGTTTTGAATGTTTCCAGCATTGTCATAGAAAATGGGAAAATTGTTCAATTTTATTGTGAAGCTGATGGCAACCCAACACCAAACATTTCTAttagaaaaggaaatgaaaCAATTGCTGGAAACTTCAATGGATATAGTCTAGTTCATAATAAATCCATGTcttgtaaagatgctgggaattaTTATTGTCAGACTGACAACGGAATTGATGTCAacattaaagaaacaaaacaagtcactttgtatgttttat GTGCTTTACAAGTTACTTCTAATGAATCTTTCAAAacctttagttttaaaaaaggaaatgtaTTCTCTTACAATTTTACTGTTTATGGATATCCAGAGCCTGACCAGTTTAAAATTGTCCAATTTAATCAATTCTCCAACAATGTAATAGTTACACATTTTTCATTGGAACCTCCTGATGTAAGCGTAGAGCTCAAGATTGTAAGTTTGGCATCGGAGGACTTTGGTATTTACATACTTCTTATCTTTCAAAATGGAGTACAGACTTTGTCGTTGAACTTCATTATAAATGAAG TCCCCGAGGTCAATGAAAGGACAAATATAAATGTCAGTGCAGCTCTAGGAGGAAGTATTGCTGCTTGTGTGGTGGTGATCTTAATTGTGGTTGTTGTTGCAGTAAACAGAAAATATG AAATAACATGCAAGAAAAAACAATCAAAGAAAGCACTTAa AGAAACAAATACATATTCAGAACTTTCAG tgtcacaacaacaacaagacaGACATACTTACGAAAGTCCAATTCATATTAGAAACTTGTCTAATAATGATGTGACTGGTGCGATTGAGAAATACATCAATGTAAAAG aatATGACAAAGGCGTTTCTTCTTATGAAAATTGTGATAGcattaattaa